CAGGCATTATGGAAAAACTGGTTAAACAAATCATAGACATTTTTTCGAGTCTCCAGAACTTGAGCTGGCCGAAAAACTGGTTTCTTCGCCTGGTATCGCTGCTGTTCGCCATTTTCCTCTGGTACTTTGTGGCAGGCGAAGACAAAGTGGATGTGAATGTCATCATCCCGGTTGAGATCGTAAATATCCCGCGGAATCTGGTGATCTCCAATCAATTCAAGAAACAGCTGGATGTTACGATCAGCGGACCCCGTGGACTGGTCCGTGGACTTTCCAATCAGCACATCTCGCGATCCATCGATCTTTCCAATGCAACTCCCGGAACTTTTGTCGTACGCAATGATGAAGATTCCATCCCATTTCCCCGGGGCATCAGGACCTTGCGTGTACAACCCTCGCACATGACCCTGCTTTTAGACAGTCTCGTTCATCAGGATCTGCCAATCAAACCCGTCACCCGCGGTAAACCTGCTGAAGGTTTTGAATTAAACAACATCACCCTTACCCCGGCGACAATCACCGTTAACGGGCCGAAATCCATCCTTGGGAATCAGGTCTTCCTCCCCACCAAACCCATTGATATCGGTCAACTCAAAGAACCTGCCGAAATGCAGGTTGCATTAGATCTCGAGGATGCGGTGGCCGAATTGATCGGCGAGTCGGTGGTCACCGCCAGGATCAATATTTCCGAAAAAATCGTCAAGAAAACTTTTACCAATGTATTTGTCGACTTTGATCATAGCGCTGAAAGGACAACCTATATAATTACCCCGAACAAGGTCAGTGTC
The Pseudomonadota bacterium DNA segment above includes these coding regions:
- a CDS encoding YbbR-like domain-containing protein, with protein sequence MEKLVKQIIDIFSSLQNLSWPKNWFLRLVSLLFAIFLWYFVAGEDKVDVNVIIPVEIVNIPRNLVISNQFKKQLDVTISGPRGLVRGLSNQHISRSIDLSNATPGTFVVRNDEDSIPFPRGIRTLRVQPSHMTLLLDSLVHQDLPIKPVTRGKPAEGFELNNITLTPATITVNGPKSILGNQVFLPTKPIDIGQLKEPAEMQVALDLEDAVAELIGESVVTARINISEKIVKKTFTNVFVDFDHSAERTTYIITPNKVSVDLELPFGMGNSSIDLNEQIKAKVDAGNLSPGEYQLAISVTPPPRTKMIKVMPEKVSITISHPKPAKKRKPTPE